From the genome of Candidatus Roizmanbacteria bacterium, one region includes:
- a CDS encoding glycosyltransferase family 39 protein — translation MLGLAITLLIGFFLRLTGLNWDQGMHLHPDERMLIMVSDKIHFFTNLNPNFFNYGSLPIYLLSGLNQIVNSLFPTTLSSYDSMLYIGRALSLLADMLVIFTVHKLSWKLFKNRQISILAPLLYALSFFPIQNSHFFIVDTFLNLFLLLTLYAILRFVERESRTRVALIAFFFAAALTIKITAVIFIPFIGAVILFQKRKSLGNGAVTLVIFTIELLLFSFILMPFAFLDWQKFIADVSLQIKLASDPYVFPYTLQYVGTIPYIYYVKNIFLWGLGPVTSVLSIIGCIAIILELKSKYLKRKLKTQHLLLLVFLAFYAFYFVSLGRSAVKFMRYMLPLYPFLSILAAYGLMKLSIIWKKGVIIVLVVAAFLWTLTFSSMFTKEHTRISASNWILKNIPTNSVIAVEHWDDRLPIYHSEQYRFEELQLYNQPDNKAKWEILNRQLERTDYMVIASNRLYVPLQKLDNCAQYKACYPITSQYYKKLLGGQSNFKLIKEFVVQPELRILKWSLQISDQSADESFTVYDHPKILIFQNVSKDKSGL, via the coding sequence ATGTTAGGATTGGCAATCACACTTTTAATCGGGTTTTTCCTAAGGTTAACTGGACTTAACTGGGATCAAGGAATGCATCTTCATCCGGACGAACGCATGCTCATAATGGTCTCCGACAAGATTCATTTTTTTACAAATCTCAATCCTAATTTCTTCAATTATGGTTCACTACCAATTTACCTTCTGAGTGGACTCAATCAGATTGTCAACTCACTATTCCCGACAACACTGTCATCTTATGACTCAATGCTTTATATCGGTAGGGCTCTTTCGCTACTTGCGGACATGTTAGTGATTTTCACCGTTCATAAACTGTCCTGGAAACTATTTAAAAATAGACAAATATCAATTTTAGCTCCCCTCCTCTACGCGCTTTCTTTTTTTCCCATACAGAACTCTCACTTTTTTATTGTCGACACTTTCTTAAATCTTTTTTTACTTCTAACGCTCTACGCAATATTACGATTTGTTGAACGAGAATCGAGAACGAGAGTGGCTTTGATCGCTTTTTTCTTTGCCGCCGCTCTTACAATCAAGATAACCGCGGTGATTTTTATTCCGTTTATTGGGGCTGTTATTTTATTCCAGAAAAGAAAAAGTTTAGGTAACGGCGCAGTAACATTGGTCATTTTCACGATCGAACTACTACTATTTTCATTTATACTCATGCCGTTTGCGTTTTTGGACTGGCAAAAGTTCATTGCCGATGTCTCATTACAGATTAAGCTCGCAAGCGATCCGTATGTCTTCCCGTACACACTTCAATACGTGGGAACAATCCCATACATTTACTATGTAAAAAATATATTTCTCTGGGGACTGGGACCTGTAACTTCAGTGCTTTCGATTATTGGATGCATCGCCATCATCTTAGAGTTAAAAAGCAAGTATTTGAAGCGTAAACTAAAGACTCAACATCTTCTTCTTCTAGTCTTTCTCGCTTTTTACGCATTCTATTTTGTCTCTCTTGGGAGATCTGCTGTGAAGTTCATGCGATACATGCTTCCCCTCTATCCGTTTCTCTCGATTCTTGCGGCGTATGGGCTTATGAAACTAAGCATTATTTGGAAAAAGGGAGTGATTATTGTGTTAGTCGTAGCTGCATTTTTATGGACACTCACCTTCTCTTCAATGTTTACGAAGGAACATACCAGAATCTCTGCTTCAAACTGGATTCTAAAGAATATACCGACAAATTCTGTAATCGCGGTAGAACACTGGGATGATCGCTTACCAATTTACCACTCTGAACAATATCGGTTTGAGGAACTTCAGCTCTATAACCAACCAGACAATAAGGCAAAATGGGAAATACTTAACAGACAACTTGAGAGAACTGACTACATGGTAATTGCATCAAACAGACTCTATGTGCCATTACAAAAACTAGATAACTGCGCACAATATAAAGCCTGCTACCCTATCACCTCACAGTACTATAAGAAGTTATTGGGCGGACAAAGTAACTTCAAACTTATTAAGGAGTTCGTAGTTCAACCTGAGCTCAGAATATTAAAGTGGAGTCTTCAAATTTCGGATCAATCCGCAGACGAGTCTTTCACCGTCTACGATCACCCAAAAATCCTCATCTTTCAAAATGTTAGTAAAGATAAATCTGGACTATAG
- a CDS encoding polysaccharide deacetylase family protein: MVARKRPSRSIKAKDAKIARKRVFFAVLILIGVLYFVGYKKSAELSSEYYARDAFLKPEGLPKGINPKIKIPIITYHYVEHIIDPEDTKRRSLTTSPYALEQSMKALNNAGYSTHFVREIPRILYDQVPYSTRSAFLTFDDGYDNFYSIVLPLLKKYNVKATLFVINNYVGRTGFVNKQELEEIRDSGLVEIAAHTMDHAYLKDAPKDYALREMAQSKKDLEQRLGIKVFSIAYPYGAFTAETAELAKKVPFAVAVSVIPGVMQSKDNLYYLSRLRSGVVGGSSIVQVLESINK, from the coding sequence ATGGTTGCTCGTAAACGCCCCTCAAGATCAATCAAGGCTAAAGATGCCAAAATAGCCAGAAAAAGAGTTTTTTTTGCGGTTCTGATACTTATTGGTGTCCTATACTTTGTCGGCTATAAAAAGAGCGCAGAACTTAGTAGTGAGTACTACGCACGTGATGCGTTTCTAAAACCTGAGGGACTGCCTAAGGGAATTAATCCAAAAATAAAGATTCCAATTATTACATATCACTATGTAGAGCATATAATCGATCCAGAAGATACCAAGCGTAGATCATTAACGACAAGTCCGTACGCACTAGAGCAATCAATGAAGGCACTGAACAATGCTGGGTATTCCACCCATTTTGTTAGAGAGATTCCTCGTATACTGTACGATCAGGTTCCGTACTCAACTCGAAGTGCATTTTTGACCTTTGACGATGGATATGACAATTTTTATTCGATCGTACTTCCTTTGCTTAAGAAATACAATGTAAAGGCTACATTGTTTGTTATAAATAACTACGTAGGACGCACAGGCTTCGTAAATAAGCAGGAATTAGAGGAAATAAGAGACAGTGGACTTGTCGAGATAGCGGCTCATACTATGGACCATGCATACCTCAAAGATGCACCCAAAGACTATGCCTTACGTGAAATGGCACAGAGTAAGAAGGACCTTGAGCAACGTCTTGGGATTAAGGTTTTTTCGATCGCGTATCCGTATGGAGCTTTTACAGCAGAGACAGCGGAGCTAGCCAAAAAAGTACCGTTTGCAGTAGCAGTTTCGGTAATTCCTGGAGTAATGCAGTCAAAGGACAATCTCTACTACCTGTCAAGATTAAGATCTGGAGTTGTTGGTGGTTCGAGTATTGTGCAGGTTCTCGAGAGTATAAATAAATAA
- a CDS encoding DegT/DnrJ/EryC1/StrS aminotransferase family protein, with the protein MISLDLAPNEGHQDGLKSLTMIIQPWRWIKGQYTGRVKTKLKRFFPEHDIFLYLSARGALYKTLQGLKLNPGDEVMVIGFTCTAVILPLTELKLTPIFVDVETESFSLDLTDLREKITSKTKVIILQHTYGITPANRDEVLRLSKASKIQVIEDLAHGFDNHMFMKDKNDSIKLLSFGRSKAISSVFGGAILTKDKRLQEILKQYDKRLTTPRTSFIARCLLYKPLSLVVKSTYDFAKFGKVLHWFLSAFYVIPKELTEREKHGQFNPQMAGLFPNAFAFLLNSQLKKILSCYRI; encoded by the coding sequence ATGATCTCACTAGACCTAGCTCCAAATGAAGGACATCAAGACGGGCTAAAATCATTAACTATGATTATTCAACCATGGAGGTGGATAAAGGGTCAGTACACAGGAAGAGTGAAGACTAAACTGAAAAGATTTTTTCCTGAGCATGACATTTTTTTATATTTGTCTGCTCGTGGAGCCCTATACAAGACTCTTCAAGGTCTTAAACTGAACCCTGGAGATGAGGTAATGGTAATTGGTTTTACCTGCACCGCAGTCATTCTGCCTCTGACCGAACTCAAACTTACGCCGATATTTGTGGATGTGGAGACTGAGTCATTTTCACTCGACCTAACGGATCTTAGAGAAAAAATTACATCCAAAACAAAGGTCATTATTCTCCAACATACCTACGGAATCACACCGGCTAACAGAGACGAAGTTCTCAGACTCTCGAAAGCATCCAAAATTCAGGTTATAGAGGATCTAGCCCATGGCTTTGATAATCATATGTTCATGAAGGATAAGAATGACTCAATTAAACTTCTTTCTTTTGGGAGGTCTAAAGCGATATCATCGGTCTTTGGAGGAGCCATCCTCACCAAAGATAAAAGACTGCAAGAGATTCTGAAACAGTATGACAAGCGCCTTACAACACCCCGTACATCCTTTATAGCACGATGTCTTCTTTATAAGCCACTATCCCTTGTTGTTAAGTCGACCTACGATTTTGCAAAATTTGGAAAGGTACTCCATTGGTTCCTGAGTGCATTTTACGTCATCCCAAAAGAGCTAACAGAACGCGAAAAGCATGGCCAGTTCAATCCGCAGATGGCGGGTCTCTTTCCCAATGCCTTTGCATTTCTTCTGAATAGCCAACTAAAAAAAATTTTGAGCTGTTACAGGATCTGA
- a CDS encoding CBS domain-containing protein codes for MNLLDAVKTKNIIKISLDDSLSSALSHLSSSHDAAFIFDDKKKFVGVINPYHALIHASYPGNAKVAHCLFHPPHVKNNYSISKVAQLFIESKLHYLPVFNDKDEFIGITSARRLLTLYKDHQVFKRPISERLKDKNQPLLTIYETDTIANALHLFKTRKISKLIMINRDMKLKGVLTYYDLISNLVAPKHKAHKGDREGGLKLSFQNQPVRNFAKTQLLVLSPNHLMSEALQLILDKQIGSVMIVDENKNPIGVITTRDFLSALIRGKKEKKIEISGKDLSENSRHILSGFFFNLKHWAHRLPNVESVKLFVREEKSGGVFNAMLSLIPKKGEATVVKREGKNLAAILKSMKIKRDKTGLNYPDRKED; via the coding sequence ATGAACTTACTAGATGCGGTTAAGACCAAGAACATCATTAAAATTTCCCTCGATGACTCTCTTTCCAGTGCATTATCCCATCTTTCATCTTCGCATGATGCGGCCTTTATTTTCGATGATAAGAAAAAATTTGTTGGCGTAATTAATCCTTATCATGCACTCATTCACGCATCATATCCCGGAAATGCGAAGGTTGCGCACTGTCTCTTTCATCCACCACATGTTAAAAACAACTACAGTATATCGAAGGTTGCCCAACTATTTATTGAGTCAAAGTTACACTATCTACCGGTTTTTAATGATAAAGATGAGTTTATTGGCATAACATCTGCAAGAAGACTACTGACCCTTTACAAGGATCATCAGGTGTTTAAGAGGCCGATATCAGAGAGACTGAAGGATAAAAATCAACCCTTATTGACCATATATGAGACCGATACAATTGCAAACGCGCTTCATTTGTTCAAAACACGAAAGATCTCAAAACTCATAATGATCAATCGCGATATGAAGTTAAAAGGAGTTCTGACCTACTACGATCTCATAAGTAACTTGGTAGCTCCAAAACATAAGGCTCACAAGGGAGATCGAGAGGGAGGTTTGAAACTTAGTTTTCAGAATCAGCCGGTCCGCAACTTTGCAAAGACTCAGTTACTTGTACTGTCGCCAAATCATCTCATGTCCGAAGCCCTACAGCTCATACTCGACAAACAGATCGGGAGTGTCATGATCGTTGACGAGAACAAAAATCCAATCGGCGTAATCACAACAAGAGACTTTCTTTCCGCTCTAATTAGAGGCAAAAAGGAGAAGAAGATTGAGATCAGTGGAAAGGATCTTTCCGAGAACAGCCGTCATATTTTAAGCGGTTTCTTTTTCAACCTAAAGCACTGGGCTCACAGACTGCCCAATGTAGAGTCGGTAAAGTTATTTGTCAGAGAGGAAAAAAGTGGAGGAGTCTTCAATGCAATGTTGTCTCTCATTCCAAAAAAAGGTGAGGCGACCGTAGTGAAAAGAGAAGGAAAAAATCTCGCCGCAATCCTCAAGTCAATGAAGATTAAAAGAGATAAAACGGGACTAAACTATCCTGACAGAAAGGAAGATTAA
- a CDS encoding YebC/PmpR family DNA-binding transcriptional regulator encodes MAGHSKWKQIKHKKAANDQQRAKIFSKISKLITSAVIEGGGFSDPNINVKLRLAIDKAKIANMPKDNIARAIEKGSGPDRVHLKEVLYEGFGPHGVALVVHATTDNSNRTVVEVRSVIEKAGGKLGVQGSVSYLFQVSHNPELEYTPLFNVEIAESAVSEQIIKLLEQLEELDDVQQVFTNAVFPE; translated from the coding sequence ATGGCCGGACATTCAAAATGGAAACAGATCAAACATAAAAAGGCTGCCAACGATCAGCAGAGAGCTAAAATCTTCTCAAAAATCTCTAAACTCATTACCTCCGCAGTCATCGAGGGTGGGGGATTCTCAGATCCCAATATAAATGTAAAACTTAGACTCGCCATAGATAAGGCAAAGATTGCCAATATGCCTAAAGACAACATCGCTCGCGCAATTGAGAAGGGTTCTGGTCCTGACAGAGTGCATCTCAAAGAAGTCTTGTACGAAGGGTTCGGCCCACATGGCGTGGCTCTTGTCGTACATGCCACAACAGACAACTCAAACAGAACGGTAGTTGAGGTCAGATCAGTAATAGAGAAGGCGGGAGGCAAGTTAGGTGTTCAGGGATCAGTTTCCTACCTCTTTCAGGTTAGTCACAATCCCGAATTGGAGTATACGCCACTTTTTAATGTTGAGATCGCAGAGTCGGCGGTCTCGGAGCAAATAATCAAACTTCTTGAGCAATTGGAGGAATTGGACGATGTGCAACAGGTCTTTACGAACGCAGTGTTCCCAGAGTAA
- a CDS encoding cation:proton antiporter — MAEVSGVQFFNYFIFLLVPFFFGLIAKRLKLSPIVGYLFGGIVLGNLLKDLVSIEVVTQFAHFGIVLLLFSIGLDLNMTKMFVLKKFVVLGGMLQILITVGAVTFLSLFFGFNTIQSFLIGIALTSSSTTIVAKIIQEKREENSFLGEVALGILMFQDLAFIPFIIIFTYLNGDSSSGFDVFKTIAFSIAEAALILLTMYYVGKRIVPFAFNKIARVSRELLNLFILVFIFAVIALSSTFGVPVLIGAFIAGVLVSQTLEHHHVFAQIRPLRDVMAIVYFVYIGTHVQIPQVLFLLPKILLFGSLLMLIKALILLLIFMYFRFSSRMAFSMSLFLFQVSENAFILLSLAFSNKIFTSDEYLVILSSVLMTLMLTPYLIQRRDVIYLAVRTFLKKRVPYVEVFIQKRLDFNEAPVESSLLKNHIVICGYGRIGEQVGKALALANIPYIAVDYNFQTVEKHKKEGTNIIYGDPNDADVLRYAQMETAAAVVIAVPLSSDQESIILNSKKLNKDLLVISRVHTEGDRQRMKDLGAHTIVLPEFEASLMMIRRIFLHKRMTKDEIVKWIRHIKLVHGAF; from the coding sequence ATGGCAGAGGTTTCTGGTGTGCAGTTTTTTAACTACTTTATTTTTCTGCTCGTTCCCTTTTTCTTCGGATTAATTGCTAAGCGTTTGAAACTGTCACCGATCGTAGGGTATCTGTTTGGAGGAATAGTTTTAGGAAATCTTCTTAAGGATTTAGTTTCTATCGAAGTGGTCACTCAGTTTGCACATTTTGGTATAGTGCTCCTTCTTTTCAGTATAGGTCTTGATCTGAACATGACTAAGATGTTCGTACTCAAAAAATTTGTGGTTTTAGGAGGAATGCTGCAAATACTGATAACTGTCGGTGCCGTGACATTCCTGAGCCTATTCTTTGGCTTCAATACCATTCAGTCCTTCCTGATCGGAATTGCTCTGACCTCTTCATCAACAACAATCGTAGCTAAGATTATTCAGGAGAAGCGGGAAGAAAACTCATTTCTCGGAGAGGTTGCGCTTGGAATTCTCATGTTTCAGGATCTTGCTTTTATTCCATTTATCATAATATTTACCTATCTTAATGGTGATTCTTCATCCGGCTTCGATGTGTTCAAAACAATTGCCTTCAGCATCGCTGAGGCGGCGCTAATACTGCTCACAATGTACTACGTGGGTAAGCGTATCGTTCCGTTTGCCTTCAATAAAATCGCGAGAGTATCAAGAGAGCTACTCAACCTTTTTATACTCGTCTTCATCTTCGCCGTAATTGCGCTTTCATCAACCTTCGGCGTACCTGTTTTGATCGGTGCTTTCATTGCGGGAGTACTAGTATCACAGACGCTCGAACATCACCATGTCTTTGCGCAGATTCGACCACTCAGAGACGTAATGGCTATTGTGTACTTTGTGTACATTGGTACTCATGTACAGATCCCACAGGTACTGTTTCTGCTTCCCAAGATTTTACTTTTTGGATCACTTTTAATGCTGATTAAAGCTCTCATATTACTCTTAATCTTTATGTATTTCCGTTTTAGTTCAAGGATGGCTTTTTCCATGTCTCTTTTTCTGTTTCAGGTGAGTGAAAATGCATTCATTCTGTTGTCCTTAGCATTTTCGAACAAGATCTTTACCTCTGATGAATATTTAGTTATTCTGTCCTCGGTACTCATGACTTTGATGCTCACTCCTTACCTCATTCAAAGGAGAGACGTGATCTATCTGGCAGTAAGAACATTTTTGAAGAAACGAGTACCCTATGTTGAGGTCTTTATTCAAAAACGTCTTGATTTTAATGAAGCTCCGGTTGAGTCAAGCCTGCTCAAAAATCATATTGTGATATGTGGCTATGGACGAATCGGTGAACAGGTGGGAAAGGCGCTGGCCTTGGCAAATATTCCCTATATCGCAGTGGACTATAATTTTCAGACCGTTGAGAAGCATAAAAAAGAGGGGACCAACATTATTTATGGTGATCCAAATGACGCTGATGTTCTTAGGTATGCTCAGATGGAGACTGCCGCTGCGGTCGTGATAGCAGTGCCTCTAAGCTCGGACCAGGAATCGATAATCTTAAATTCCAAAAAACTCAATAAAGACCTGCTTGTAATCAGTCGAGTACACACAGAAGGGGATAGGCAACGGATGAAGGATCTAGGCGCCCACACAATTGTTTTACCTGAGTTTGAGGCATCGCTTATGATGATCAGAAGAATCTTTCTTCATAAAAGAATGACGAAGGACGAGATCGTAAAGTGGATTCGACATATAAAGTTGGTACATGGGGCATTCTAG
- a CDS encoding prolipoprotein diacylglyceryl transferase, whose product MLPVLLDLPFIKIYTFGVFLVLAFFWSAFLLWKNFLLTSYKEEEIFDQLFLGLVGGLLVSRIVYVALHFSEFGLSLLKFILINGYPGLSLYGFLFGFLVAVYLSMSRTKIKFSEAIDYFVPSAFIALAFGKIGAFFSGVEVGSKTNFLLKLKFVGADGMRHLTPLYEGFLFFIGAFIAYQLLFSIRRSKFSKGTNLYFFLWFTGLVVACADLLKEQSNFIVQGLSVNALVSYVLLLTFSAYFIYYFRSSVQAYVKNIFKGFNKKSQGASRKG is encoded by the coding sequence ATGTTGCCGGTATTGCTCGATCTACCTTTTATAAAAATATATACCTTCGGTGTTTTTTTAGTGCTGGCGTTTTTCTGGTCGGCCTTCTTATTGTGGAAAAACTTCCTTCTGACATCATATAAAGAGGAAGAAATCTTTGATCAATTATTCCTAGGTTTAGTGGGAGGACTTCTCGTTTCACGCATTGTCTATGTGGCGCTCCATTTCTCTGAGTTTGGACTGAGCTTGCTTAAGTTTATATTGATTAATGGGTATCCTGGGCTCTCGCTCTACGGGTTTTTGTTTGGCTTCCTCGTTGCGGTATACCTCTCGATGAGTAGAACTAAGATTAAGTTCTCGGAAGCTATTGATTATTTTGTTCCCTCAGCATTCATCGCACTGGCATTTGGAAAGATTGGCGCTTTTTTTTCTGGTGTAGAGGTTGGATCCAAGACTAATTTCTTACTTAAACTAAAGTTTGTGGGCGCAGATGGAATGAGACATCTCACTCCGCTGTACGAAGGATTCCTTTTCTTTATTGGAGCTTTCATAGCGTACCAACTACTTTTCTCAATCCGTCGCAGTAAGTTCAGCAAAGGTACAAACCTTTATTTCTTCCTGTGGTTTACGGGATTAGTTGTGGCTTGCGCAGATCTACTAAAAGAGCAATCAAATTTTATAGTTCAGGGACTGAGCGTTAATGCATTAGTTTCTTATGTCTTGCTCTTGACTTTCTCTGCTTACTTCATCTATTATTTCAGGAGTTCAGTACAAGCATATGTCAAAAACATTTTCAAAGGATTTAATAAAAAGTCACAAGGAGCGTCTCGAAAAGGATAA
- a CDS encoding NAD(P)-dependent oxidoreductase: protein MKVLITGGSGFLGLHLTRYFHKKKYQISIIDIQEYPEDEYPKNINFIHGDIRDNKAVAKAMRGVDLVIHAAAALPLWKAEDIYTTNIDGTENILSASKRAEVRQIIYISSTAVYGIPKKHPIFETDPVHGVGPYGESKIAAEAICKKYRDGGMNVTVLRPKTFVGTHRLGVFEILFDWIKDGKKIPVFGSGKNRYQLLDVDDLVEAIYRLTKAGKKASDTFNIGALSYKTVQKDLESVFAFSKSGSQILPIPALPLKLALRFFEALHISPLYKWVYETADKDSFVSINKLIKTLGWKPKYSNSDALIKSYKWYLENYKAVKSHSTGVTHTTGWNQGILGFFKRFL from the coding sequence ATGAAAGTATTAATAACGGGCGGCTCAGGTTTCTTAGGCCTTCATCTCACAAGATATTTTCATAAAAAGAAGTACCAAATCTCAATTATTGATATTCAGGAATATCCAGAGGATGAATACCCTAAAAACATTAATTTCATACATGGTGATATCAGAGATAATAAGGCTGTAGCCAAAGCGATGCGTGGTGTCGATTTGGTGATTCACGCTGCAGCGGCACTTCCATTATGGAAGGCGGAAGACATCTATACTACCAACATAGATGGTACGGAAAATATTCTATCTGCGAGTAAAAGAGCAGAGGTACGCCAGATTATCTACATCTCTTCAACCGCAGTCTATGGCATTCCAAAGAAGCATCCAATTTTCGAGACAGACCCAGTTCATGGTGTAGGGCCATACGGTGAAAGTAAAATCGCTGCAGAGGCTATCTGTAAGAAATATCGAGATGGAGGAATGAATGTAACGGTGTTGCGACCGAAGACCTTTGTAGGAACTCATCGACTGGGCGTGTTTGAAATATTGTTCGACTGGATTAAAGATGGAAAGAAGATACCTGTCTTTGGCTCGGGTAAGAACAGATATCAACTACTTGATGTCGATGATCTAGTTGAGGCGATCTACCGACTTACGAAGGCAGGTAAGAAAGCCAGCGATACCTTTAACATTGGCGCACTCTCATACAAAACCGTACAGAAGGATCTTGAGTCTGTCTTTGCCTTTTCAAAATCTGGTTCGCAAATCTTACCAATACCTGCACTTCCCCTTAAGTTAGCCCTCCGCTTTTTTGAAGCACTCCACATATCGCCACTCTATAAGTGGGTGTATGAAACCGCCGATAAAGATTCGTTCGTATCGATCAATAAATTAATCAAGACTCTTGGGTGGAAACCAAAGTATTCAAATTCAGATGCGCTGATCAAGTCCTACAAGTGGTATCTCGAGAACTACAAAGCGGTGAAGTCTCACTCGACAGGAGTAACGCACACAACCGGATGGAATCAAGGAATTCTTGGTTTTTTCAAGAGATTCCTGTAG
- a CDS encoding TraR/DksA C4-type zinc finger protein, whose protein sequence is MSKTFSKDLIKSHKERLEKDKEKILHQVEELKKDDPFADPDHAIDNAAIDTDVREQVGHDTIQAQIKDLQRKLHDIELAFEKMAKGRYGFCEKCGVQIPVARINLIPEARFCIECEQKLYK, encoded by the coding sequence ATGTCAAAAACATTTTCAAAGGATTTAATAAAAAGTCACAAGGAGCGTCTCGAAAAGGATAAAGAAAAAATTCTTCATCAGGTCGAGGAGCTTAAAAAAGATGATCCGTTCGCGGATCCCGATCATGCCATCGATAACGCGGCAATTGATACCGATGTTCGAGAGCAGGTAGGGCATGACACCATTCAGGCGCAGATCAAGGATCTTCAGAGAAAACTTCATGATATCGAGCTGGCCTTTGAAAAAATGGCAAAGGGAAGATATGGCTTTTGTGAAAAATGCGGCGTACAGATTCCCGTAGCACGCATCAATCTCATCCCCGAAGCCCGTTTCTGTATCGAGTGCGAACAGAAGCTGTATAAGTAA
- a CDS encoding peptidoglycan bridge formation glycyltransferase FemA/FemB family protein, translating into MIKMQKIESKETWEAFIGSHKEANFLQSWYWGEFQKSIGKEVEYLGFYNGLTLVGICLVIIEKAKRGTYLTVAGGPILDWSNTELLNGCFESLKTLATEHKASFVRVRPQLVENELSSAIFNKYGFSPAPMHLTADLTSQIDLSRSEEELLEGMRKTTRYEIRKAEKLGVTVSTSLNVDDIDSFYELQLQTSLRQKFVPFSLSFLKEQFRVFVQNNNALLYRTYLGKTLLAEAFIIFYGQEATYHYGASTDDGRKVPGAYLLQWEAIKEAKRRGLSRYNLWGVAKPEQTSHRFYGVSIFKRGFGGQDVAYVPAQDLVIDRLRYSVNYVIELARRKVRKLG; encoded by the coding sequence ATGATAAAGATGCAGAAAATTGAGTCAAAAGAAACATGGGAGGCATTTATTGGTTCTCATAAGGAAGCAAATTTTTTGCAGTCATGGTACTGGGGAGAGTTTCAAAAAAGTATAGGCAAAGAGGTTGAGTATCTCGGTTTTTATAATGGTTTGACGCTAGTTGGCATTTGTCTGGTCATTATCGAAAAGGCTAAACGAGGAACATATTTGACCGTGGCGGGAGGGCCAATCCTTGACTGGAGTAACACAGAGTTATTGAATGGCTGCTTCGAGTCACTAAAAACGCTTGCAACCGAACATAAGGCAAGCTTTGTTAGGGTTCGACCTCAGTTGGTCGAAAACGAGCTCTCATCGGCCATCTTTAACAAATATGGATTTTCTCCTGCACCTATGCACTTAACCGCAGATCTAACCTCACAGATCGATCTGAGCAGATCTGAAGAAGAGCTGTTGGAGGGTATGAGAAAGACTACCCGCTATGAGATTCGTAAGGCAGAGAAGTTGGGGGTTACGGTTTCAACGTCGCTTAATGTGGACGATATCGATTCGTTTTATGAACTTCAACTACAGACATCGTTACGACAAAAATTCGTACCGTTCTCACTTTCGTTTCTGAAAGAGCAGTTTCGGGTCTTCGTCCAGAACAACAATGCTCTCCTCTACCGTACCTATCTTGGCAAAACTTTGTTAGCAGAAGCATTTATTATTTTTTATGGACAGGAAGCAACCTATCACTATGGAGCAAGCACAGATGATGGTCGTAAGGTGCCAGGAGCCTACCTGTTGCAATGGGAAGCTATAAAGGAAGCAAAGCGTCGAGGACTTTCCCGCTATAACCTCTGGGGCGTTGCCAAACCAGAGCAAACAAGCCATAGATTCTACGGTGTCTCGATCTTTAAGCGAGGATTTGGTGGTCAGGACGTTGCTTACGTGCCAGCCCAGGATCTAGTGATAGATCGATTAAGGTATAGCGTCAACTATGTTATAGAGCTTGCGCGAAGAAAGGTGCGAAAACTTGGCTAG